In one window of Nakamurella alba DNA:
- the secA gene encoding preprotein translocase subunit SecA, producing the protein MVLSRLLRAGEAKTLKRLRAIADHINSIESDYTSLTDAELRALTDTYKQRIADGENTDDLLPEAFATVREAAKRTLNQRHFDVQLMGGAALHLGNIAEMKTGEGKTLVSTLPVYLNALEGKGVHVVTTNDYLARRDSEWMGRVHRFLGLEVGVILSELDPAARRLAYGADITYGTNNEFGFDYLRDNMAWSKADLVQRGHFFAVVDEVDSILIDEARTPLIISGPADQSSKWYSDFARLVPLLKRDIDYEVDESKRTVGVSEDGVARVEQALGIDNLYESVNTPLVGFLNNALKAKELYKKDKDYIVVSGEVLIVDEFTGRVLHGRRYNEGMHQAIEAKEGVEIKAENQTLATITLQNYFRLYEKLAGMTGTAQTEAAELHQTYKLGVVPIPPNKPVQRLDEADLIYKTEDAKFDAVVSDIADRHENGQPVLVGTASVEKSELLSKLLLRAGIPHEVLNAKNHAREAAIIAQAGRSGAVTVATNMAGRGTDIVLGGNPDFTADLELRADGLSPTETPEEYEEAWTGALEAATKKSKEEAGKVREAGGLYVLGTERHESRRIDNQLRGRSGRQGDPGESRFYLSLGDDLMRRVGGGTVEMLMTRLRMPDDMPIEHKFVSRAIKSAQTQVEQQNFEIRKNVLKYDEVMNKQRTVIYDERRRVLDGEDLHQQVQNMITDVITAYVDGATTDGYGEDWDTETLWTALRTLFPISISAADVAEGPGGLTKESLQEAVLENAREAWKTREETLTPEITRELERRVVLSVLDRKWREHLYEMDYLKEGIGLRAMAQRDPLVEYQREGFDMFAAMLDSLKEESVGFLYNLQVQVVPADGGAAAPAQNGAAPAAPAAVEAAAPVEQASGTTQTVTRKRVRPAKPLPSQEVAAKPASTATDGAPAALRAKGLGGPSETRLSYSGPAESGGTETTGTKAGAGGANGAAGGSKEPARNAPCPCGSGKKYKLCHGRPGA; encoded by the coding sequence GTGGTTCTGTCCCGACTGCTGCGCGCCGGTGAGGCGAAGACGCTCAAGCGGCTGCGCGCCATCGCCGATCACATCAACTCGATCGAGAGCGACTACACCTCGCTGACCGATGCCGAGCTGCGGGCGCTCACCGACACCTACAAGCAGCGCATCGCCGACGGCGAGAACACCGACGACCTGCTGCCCGAGGCCTTCGCGACGGTGCGTGAGGCGGCCAAGCGGACGCTGAACCAGCGGCACTTCGACGTGCAGCTGATGGGCGGCGCGGCCCTGCACCTGGGCAACATCGCCGAGATGAAGACCGGTGAGGGCAAGACCCTGGTCTCCACGCTGCCGGTCTACCTCAACGCCCTCGAGGGCAAGGGCGTGCACGTCGTCACCACCAACGACTACCTGGCCCGCCGCGACTCCGAGTGGATGGGCCGGGTGCACCGGTTCCTCGGCCTCGAGGTCGGCGTCATCCTGTCCGAGCTCGACCCGGCCGCCCGGCGGCTGGCCTACGGCGCCGACATCACCTACGGCACCAACAACGAGTTCGGCTTCGACTACCTGCGGGACAACATGGCCTGGTCCAAGGCGGACCTGGTGCAGCGCGGCCACTTCTTCGCCGTGGTCGACGAGGTCGACTCCATCCTCATCGACGAGGCCCGCACCCCGCTGATCATCTCCGGCCCGGCCGACCAGTCCAGCAAGTGGTACTCGGACTTCGCCCGGCTGGTGCCGCTGCTCAAGCGCGACATCGACTACGAGGTCGACGAGTCCAAGCGCACCGTCGGTGTGTCCGAGGACGGCGTCGCGCGGGTCGAGCAGGCGCTGGGCATCGACAACCTCTACGAGTCGGTCAACACCCCGCTGGTCGGGTTCCTGAACAACGCCCTCAAGGCCAAGGAGCTCTACAAGAAGGACAAGGACTACATCGTCGTCTCCGGCGAGGTGCTGATCGTCGACGAGTTCACCGGCCGGGTGCTGCACGGCCGGCGCTACAACGAGGGCATGCACCAGGCGATCGAGGCCAAGGAAGGCGTCGAGATCAAGGCGGAGAACCAGACTCTCGCCACGATCACCCTGCAGAACTACTTCCGGCTCTACGAGAAGCTGGCCGGGATGACCGGTACCGCGCAGACCGAGGCGGCCGAGCTGCACCAGACCTACAAGCTGGGTGTGGTGCCGATCCCGCCGAACAAGCCGGTGCAGCGCCTGGACGAGGCCGACCTCATCTACAAGACCGAGGACGCCAAGTTCGACGCCGTGGTGAGCGACATCGCCGACCGGCACGAGAACGGTCAGCCGGTGCTGGTCGGTACCGCCTCGGTGGAGAAGTCCGAGCTGCTGTCGAAGCTGCTGCTGCGCGCGGGAATCCCGCACGAGGTGCTGAACGCCAAGAACCACGCCCGGGAGGCCGCGATCATCGCGCAGGCCGGGCGGTCCGGTGCGGTCACCGTCGCGACCAACATGGCCGGCCGTGGCACCGACATCGTGCTGGGCGGGAATCCCGACTTCACCGCGGATCTCGAGCTGCGGGCCGACGGCCTGTCGCCGACCGAGACCCCGGAGGAGTACGAAGAGGCCTGGACCGGGGCGCTGGAGGCGGCGACCAAGAAGTCCAAGGAGGAGGCCGGCAAGGTCCGCGAGGCCGGCGGTCTCTACGTCCTCGGCACCGAGCGGCACGAGTCCCGCCGCATCGACAACCAGCTCCGTGGCCGGTCCGGCCGGCAGGGCGACCCGGGCGAGTCGCGCTTCTACCTCTCCCTCGGTGACGACCTGATGCGCCGGGTCGGCGGTGGCACCGTCGAGATGCTGATGACCCGGCTGCGCATGCCCGACGACATGCCGATCGAGCACAAGTTCGTGTCCCGCGCGATCAAGTCGGCGCAGACCCAGGTCGAGCAGCAGAACTTCGAGATCCGCAAGAACGTGCTCAAGTACGACGAGGTGATGAACAAGCAGCGCACCGTCATCTACGACGAGCGGCGCCGCGTCCTCGACGGCGAGGACCTGCACCAGCAGGTGCAGAACATGATCACCGACGTCATCACCGCCTACGTCGACGGCGCCACCACCGACGGCTACGGCGAGGACTGGGACACCGAGACCCTGTGGACCGCGCTGCGCACGCTGTTCCCGATCAGCATCTCGGCCGCCGACGTGGCCGAGGGACCCGGCGGGCTGACCAAGGAGTCGCTGCAGGAAGCGGTCCTGGAGAACGCGCGCGAGGCCTGGAAGACGCGTGAGGAGACGCTGACCCCGGAGATCACCCGCGAGCTGGAGCGGCGGGTGGTGCTGTCCGTGCTGGATCGGAAGTGGCGCGAGCACCTCTACGAGATGGACTACCTCAAGGAGGGCATCGGGCTGCGGGCCATGGCCCAGCGCGACCCGCTGGTCGAGTACCAGCGCGAGGGCTTCGACATGTTCGCCGCCATGCTCGACTCGCTGAAGGAGGAGTCCGTCGGATTCCTCTACAACCTGCAGGTGCAGGTCGTCCCGGCCGACGGCGGCGCCGCCGCCCCGGCGCAGAACGGAGCGGCACCCGCGGCTCCGGCCGCGGTCGAGGCGGCTGCTCCCGTAGAGCAGGCGTCGGGAACCACGCAGACGGTGACCCGCAAGCGGGTGCGACCGGCCAAGCCGCTGCCGAGCCAGGAGGTCGCCGCCAAGCCCGCGTCGACCGCCACCGACGGGGCCCCGGCGGCGCTGCGGGCCAAGGGCCTGGGCGGTCCGTCCGAGACCCGGCTCAGCTACTCGGGTCCCGCGGAGAGCGGCGGCACGGAGACCACCGGCACCAAGGCCGGCGCCGGCGGTGCCAACGGCGCCGCGGGCGGCTCGAAGGAGCCGGCCCGGAACGCGCCGTGCCCCTGCGGCTCCGGCAAGAAGTACAAGCTCTGCCACGGACGCCCGGGCGCCTGA
- a CDS encoding AAA family ATPase gives MTAGLLTAGGGRQWESDLVALLDRPGGPFRVVQRCADLADVLAEAVTGRAAAVVLSDGLRRLDTDAVQRLRVSGVAVVAVHTAGDQRAPVRLDRIGIDAVVADDAGPDALVAVLREALLDLTPPSLPGVSDPERALDAAPRRDAPVASDPSDLSCEGSGAGAVVAVWGPTGAPGRSTVAAGLAVAAAAAGTPTLLVDADVYGGVLSAAFGLLDESPGLTGACRAAAGGRLDRTELTRLSWRLAPGLSLLSGISRPDRWPEVRPSAVPGVLQVARSCAALTVLDTGFCLEVDEELSFDTMAPRRNGATLAALAGADVVLAVGSADPPGIERLVRGLDELAERVPEADVRVVLNRVRRDAAGRVEAQDAFARFSALPVVALLPEDRAVTDRAWRQARPVADIAPAAPLVKGLAALADFCAAVPARDRTG, from the coding sequence ATGACCGCCGGGCTGCTCACGGCCGGCGGTGGCCGACAGTGGGAGAGCGACCTGGTCGCCCTCCTCGACCGACCCGGCGGTCCGTTCCGGGTGGTGCAGCGCTGCGCCGATCTCGCCGATGTACTGGCCGAGGCGGTGACCGGCCGGGCCGCCGCCGTCGTGCTGTCCGACGGGCTCCGGCGGCTGGACACCGATGCGGTGCAACGACTCCGGGTCTCCGGGGTCGCCGTGGTGGCGGTGCACACCGCCGGCGACCAGCGTGCGCCGGTCCGGTTGGACCGGATCGGCATCGACGCGGTGGTGGCCGACGACGCCGGACCCGATGCCCTGGTCGCGGTGCTGCGGGAGGCGCTGCTGGATCTGACACCGCCGTCGTTGCCGGGGGTCTCGGACCCGGAGCGGGCACTGGACGCCGCGCCCCGCCGCGATGCACCCGTGGCGTCGGACCCTTCGGACCTTTCGTGCGAGGGGAGCGGCGCCGGCGCGGTGGTGGCGGTCTGGGGCCCGACCGGGGCGCCGGGGCGGAGCACGGTGGCGGCCGGGCTCGCGGTGGCGGCGGCCGCGGCCGGCACGCCGACACTGCTGGTCGACGCCGACGTCTACGGCGGGGTGCTGTCCGCCGCCTTCGGGCTGCTGGACGAGTCACCCGGCCTGACCGGTGCCTGCCGGGCAGCGGCGGGCGGCCGGCTCGACCGGACGGAGCTCACCCGGCTGAGCTGGCGCCTCGCTCCGGGACTCTCGCTGCTGAGCGGCATCTCGCGGCCGGACCGGTGGCCGGAGGTGCGCCCCTCCGCAGTACCAGGGGTGCTGCAGGTGGCCCGCAGCTGCGCGGCACTGACCGTGCTGGACACCGGGTTCTGCCTCGAGGTGGACGAGGAGCTGTCCTTCGACACCATGGCCCCGCGACGCAACGGCGCCACCCTGGCGGCGCTGGCCGGCGCCGACGTCGTGCTGGCGGTCGGCTCGGCGGACCCGCCCGGGATCGAGCGCCTGGTCCGCGGTCTCGACGAACTCGCCGAGCGGGTGCCGGAGGCGGACGTGCGGGTGGTACTGAACCGGGTGCGGCGGGACGCGGCGGGCCGGGTGGAGGCGCAGGACGCGTTCGCCAGGTTCAGTGCGCTGCCGGTGGTGGCGCTGCTGCCCGAGGACCGGGCGGTGACGGACCGGGCCTGGCGGCAGGCCCGGCCGGTCGCCGACATCGCGCCCGCCGCCCCGTTGGTGAAAGGGCTGGCGGCGCTCGCCGACTTCTGCGCGGCGGTTCCGGCTCGCGACCGCACCGGGTGA
- a CDS encoding DUF6912 family protein, whose translation MRVYLPLTVSRLRAAVPTAQFGAAGEVVFAVTDGLRAEYPGADDDELEYLAMADAARASLRLLAAEDGPDWLRVVLAADVEGLTPASDLDRAAARLGGTIPWKRVASVHIDGADAAAVVQEAAGAVDAADLGDIDAEYAVGSAEDLDLAWYGPGEVRFLLEDLS comes from the coding sequence ATGCGGGTCTACCTGCCGCTGACCGTGTCCCGGCTGCGGGCCGCCGTGCCCACCGCGCAGTTCGGCGCCGCCGGGGAGGTGGTGTTCGCCGTCACCGACGGCCTGCGCGCCGAGTACCCCGGCGCCGACGACGACGAGCTGGAGTACCTGGCGATGGCCGACGCCGCGCGCGCCTCGCTCCGGCTGCTCGCCGCTGAGGACGGCCCGGACTGGCTGCGGGTGGTGCTGGCGGCGGACGTCGAGGGGCTCACCCCGGCAAGCGATCTCGACCGGGCCGCTGCCCGGCTCGGCGGCACCATCCCGTGGAAGCGGGTGGCCAGCGTGCACATCGACGGGGCCGACGCGGCCGCGGTGGTGCAGGAGGCGGCCGGCGCGGTGGACGCCGCCGATCTCGGTGACATCGATGCGGAGTACGCCGTCGGCAGCGCGGAGGACCTCGACCTGGCCTGGTACGGCCCCGGCGAGGTGCGGTTCCTGCTGGAGGACCTGAGCTGA
- a CDS encoding alpha/beta fold hydrolase gives MTGPLPPDETPGEFDFLAAEAAEVGRTGPLPAVRRVELELPDAPPVSGLLWGDGPPEVVLLHGAGLNAHTFDTTVLALGRPALVLDLPGHGRSGWRSDADYSPPTNAAAVIAALDAWTGGGVVLLGQSLGGLTALVVAARRPDLTRSLVMVDITPGVTAQDSAQVVEFLAGPSEFASRDEIVEMALRFGLGSGREALQRGVFHNTRIRPDGRVVFVHHFAHLGGLSPTVLSDRDRLWSAADEVVGAGIPVLLVRASDGFVSEQRVAEFRERVPAARVVQVQAGHNVQEQAAAALAALIPV, from the coding sequence GTGACCGGACCGCTGCCGCCCGACGAGACACCGGGCGAGTTCGACTTCCTCGCCGCCGAGGCCGCCGAGGTCGGCCGCACCGGGCCGCTGCCCGCCGTGCGCCGGGTGGAGCTGGAGCTGCCGGACGCCCCGCCGGTGAGCGGCCTGCTCTGGGGCGACGGGCCGCCGGAGGTGGTGCTGCTGCACGGTGCCGGGTTGAACGCGCACACCTTCGACACCACGGTGCTGGCGCTGGGCCGCCCGGCGCTGGTCCTCGACCTCCCCGGCCACGGCCGGTCGGGCTGGCGGTCCGACGCCGACTACTCGCCGCCCACCAACGCCGCGGCGGTGATCGCCGCGCTGGACGCATGGACCGGCGGCGGTGTGGTGCTGCTCGGCCAGTCGCTGGGCGGGCTCACCGCGCTGGTGGTCGCCGCCCGGCGACCGGACCTGACGCGGTCACTGGTGATGGTCGACATCACCCCGGGCGTCACCGCCCAGGACAGCGCCCAGGTCGTCGAGTTCCTCGCCGGCCCCTCGGAGTTCGCCTCCCGGGACGAGATCGTGGAGATGGCCCTGCGGTTTGGCCTCGGGTCCGGCCGAGAAGCGTTGCAGCGCGGGGTGTTCCACAACACCCGGATCCGTCCCGACGGCCGGGTGGTCTTCGTGCACCACTTCGCCCACCTGGGTGGGCTGTCACCGACGGTGCTGTCCGACCGCGACCGGCTGTGGTCGGCGGCGGACGAGGTGGTGGGCGCCGGCATCCCGGTCCTGCTGGTCCGGGCCTCCGACGGGTTCGTCTCCGAGCAGCGTGTCGCGGAGTTCCGGGAGCGGGTGCCCGCGGCCCGGGTGGTGCAGGTGCAGGCCGGGCACAACGTGCAGGAGCAGGCCGCGGCCGCCCTCGCCGCGCTGATCCCGGTCTGA
- a CDS encoding WS/DGAT/MGAT family O-acyltransferase: protein MTDRLSAVDAAFLYAEDGSTPLHVGGVVILEPDAPEGSGSEYEDIVDLIRSRLSLVPRYRQKVRFVPGRLARPVWVDDDAFDLTYHVRRSALPRPGTMDQLDDLVGRLISRPLDRTRPLWEIYVIEGLADGRVALVNKTHHAMVDRIGAVDVAAAILDVTRRPRRLPEQPWMPLPPPSDVDLVVDAVADLTSRPSGAMDLVRLAAMDVRSTVAKVGHFAGASVELVRRTVKPAPRSVLNVTKSGQRRFATSQVRLADLKTIRSTHGGSLNDVILAVITGALRTWLLSHGEPVTPTTVLRALVPVSLQPGRRDEAGESAVDPQAPVTSYLLDMPVAEPNPAMRLHQVSFAMGAQLEAGRQMGADALIGLGRFAPPTLHALGARVAGQLSGRMYNVLVTNAPGPQAPLYAAGRTVAAMYPVAPLASGQALAVAITSYNGGVFFGVTADRDAIPDIEEFADHIGEAVEELLPVPDPPAGKAAPRRGRKRATD from the coding sequence ATGACCGATCGGCTCTCCGCCGTCGACGCCGCGTTCCTCTACGCCGAGGACGGCTCGACCCCGCTGCATGTGGGTGGTGTGGTCATCCTGGAGCCGGATGCGCCGGAGGGGTCGGGCTCGGAGTACGAGGACATCGTCGACCTGATCCGGTCCCGGCTGTCCCTGGTCCCGCGGTACCGGCAGAAGGTGCGGTTCGTCCCCGGCCGGCTGGCCCGCCCGGTCTGGGTGGACGACGACGCCTTCGACCTGACCTACCACGTGCGGCGGTCCGCGCTGCCGCGGCCGGGCACGATGGACCAGCTGGATGACCTGGTGGGGCGCTTGATCTCCCGGCCGCTGGACCGCACCCGCCCGCTCTGGGAGATCTACGTGATCGAGGGACTGGCCGACGGCCGGGTCGCCCTGGTCAACAAGACGCACCACGCCATGGTCGACCGGATCGGTGCCGTCGACGTCGCCGCCGCGATCCTGGACGTCACCCGCCGGCCGCGCCGGTTGCCGGAGCAGCCGTGGATGCCGCTGCCGCCACCCAGTGACGTCGACCTGGTGGTGGACGCGGTGGCCGACCTGACCAGCCGGCCGTCGGGGGCGATGGACCTGGTGCGGCTGGCCGCGATGGACGTGCGGTCGACGGTGGCCAAGGTCGGCCACTTCGCCGGGGCCTCGGTGGAACTGGTCCGCCGGACGGTGAAGCCGGCCCCGAGGTCGGTGCTGAACGTGACCAAGAGCGGGCAGCGGCGGTTCGCCACGTCGCAGGTCCGGCTGGCGGACCTGAAGACGATCCGCTCCACCCACGGCGGCTCGCTCAACGACGTCATCCTCGCCGTGATCACCGGGGCGCTGCGCACCTGGCTGCTCTCGCACGGTGAGCCGGTGACCCCGACCACCGTGCTGCGGGCGTTGGTGCCGGTGTCCCTGCAGCCGGGGCGGCGTGACGAGGCGGGGGAGAGCGCCGTCGACCCGCAGGCGCCGGTCACTTCCTACCTGCTCGACATGCCGGTCGCCGAGCCGAATCCCGCGATGCGGCTGCACCAGGTGTCGTTCGCGATGGGCGCGCAGCTGGAGGCCGGGCGGCAGATGGGCGCCGACGCGCTGATCGGGCTCGGGCGGTTCGCCCCGCCGACGCTGCACGCCCTCGGCGCCCGGGTGGCCGGGCAGCTGTCCGGCCGGATGTACAACGTGCTGGTCACCAACGCCCCCGGCCCGCAGGCCCCGCTGTACGCCGCCGGGCGCACCGTGGCCGCCATGTACCCGGTGGCGCCGTTGGCCTCCGGGCAGGCGCTGGCGGTCGCGATCACCTCCTACAACGGCGGGGTCTTCTTCGGGGTGACCGCCGACCGGGACGCCATCCCCGACATCGAGGAGTTCGCCGACCACATCGGCGAGGCCGTCGAGGAACTGCTGCCCGTGCCGGACCCACCGGCCGGCAAGGCCGCGCCCAGGCGCGGCAGGAAGCGAGCCACCGACTGA
- a CDS encoding helix-turn-helix domain-containing protein codes for MTSERFLTLADVAEILNISASQTYALVRSGDLAGIQIGGRNQWRVERSKLEEYIDEAYRRTAASLSDMPSTLPTEV; via the coding sequence ATGACCTCGGAGCGGTTCCTGACCCTGGCCGACGTGGCGGAGATCCTCAACATCTCCGCGTCGCAGACCTACGCGCTGGTGCGCTCCGGTGACCTGGCCGGCATCCAGATCGGCGGCCGGAACCAGTGGCGGGTCGAGCGTTCCAAGCTCGAGGAGTACATCGACGAGGCCTACCGCCGCACCGCGGCCAGCCTGTCGGACATGCCGAGCACGCTGCCGACCGAGGTCTGA
- a CDS encoding YceI family protein, with amino-acid sequence MTSTTTLTGTWTADAIHSDVSFKVRHMAVGKAKGSFTLKSAELVVPESGLADGTVTAVIDATSVSTNQEQRDQHVKSEDFLHVEEHPEITFVSTGVKDFDGDEFVLLGDLTIRGTSKPVELTTEFLGATTDAYGAERIGFSAKTSISRKEYGVSFSAAFGAGNSVVADKVEIDLELEFTKNA; translated from the coding sequence ATGACCAGCACCACCACCCTCACCGGCACCTGGACCGCGGACGCGATCCACTCCGACGTCAGCTTCAAGGTCCGTCACATGGCGGTCGGCAAGGCCAAGGGTTCGTTCACCCTGAAGTCGGCCGAGCTGGTCGTCCCGGAGTCGGGCCTGGCCGACGGCACCGTCACCGCCGTCATCGACGCCACCAGCGTCTCCACCAACCAGGAGCAGCGCGACCAGCACGTCAAGTCCGAGGACTTCCTGCACGTCGAGGAGCACCCGGAGATCACCTTCGTGTCCACCGGCGTCAAGGACTTCGACGGCGACGAGTTCGTCCTGCTGGGCGACCTGACCATCCGTGGCACCAGCAAGCCGGTCGAGCTGACCACCGAGTTCCTGGGCGCCACCACCGACGCCTACGGCGCCGAGCGGATCGGCTTCTCCGCCAAGACCTCGATCAGCCGCAAGGAGTACGGCGTGTCCTTCAGCGCCGCCTTCGGTGCCGGCAACTCGGTCGTGGCCGACAAGGTCGAGATCGACCTCGAGCTGGAGTTCACCAAGAACGCCTGA
- a CDS encoding SAF domain-containing protein, with product MTRPRWWDPRILAGLLLVVGSVVLGAKVVGAADRTAPVWSVTRDLATGTVLTAEDLAVVRVKLDDTADRYLAGAAPPVGLALTRPVDVGELLPASAVRPAPDHRVLVFGVTPEDMPPGVGHGSVVDLYLEVAGRSGERATTDLLAAGVTVQSVAGPASGGLSGAATDDYQVAVALPPAAADDLIRALPTGTVRLLVRSAP from the coding sequence ATGACCCGCCCGAGGTGGTGGGACCCGCGGATCCTGGCCGGACTGCTGCTGGTGGTGGGGTCGGTGGTGCTCGGCGCGAAGGTCGTCGGCGCTGCGGACCGGACGGCCCCGGTGTGGTCCGTCACCCGCGATCTGGCGACCGGGACCGTGCTCACCGCAGAGGATCTCGCCGTCGTCCGGGTCAAGCTCGACGACACGGCGGACCGGTACCTGGCCGGCGCCGCCCCGCCGGTCGGCCTCGCGCTGACCCGGCCGGTGGACGTGGGCGAGCTGCTGCCGGCGTCCGCGGTCCGGCCGGCGCCGGACCACCGGGTGCTGGTGTTCGGCGTGACCCCGGAGGACATGCCGCCCGGTGTGGGGCACGGCTCGGTGGTGGACCTCTACCTGGAGGTCGCAGGGCGGTCGGGGGAGCGGGCCACCACCGACCTGCTCGCCGCCGGGGTGACGGTGCAGTCGGTCGCCGGACCGGCGTCCGGTGGGCTGTCCGGGGCCGCCACCGACGACTACCAGGTGGCAGTGGCGCTGCCGCCGGCAGCCGCGGACGACCTGATCCGGGCGCTGCCGACCGGGACGGTCCGGTTGCTGGTGCGGAGCGCGCCATGA
- a CDS encoding LysM peptidoglycan-binding domain-containing protein gives MLPRPWDGFRDPAGSGTDTADAALTAVALAVCSGLVWALICWGATGLVLTLAGRIPGTVGRTARRAAAAVLPGASRRLIAVALGVGTIGGLVAGTASTTRSTDTTSTAGEVTWTARGVPSTSPAGQPPEEHRTGGPGRHLAASTIQNHSTAGDVDLDWPMEPPQQPAPPVVQPPEPAEVVVLRGDTLWGIAAAHLPTGATDAEIDTAWRAWYVANRQVIGDEPDLLLPGQRLTAPAPGDTAPPGGQP, from the coding sequence GTGCTCCCACGGCCCTGGGACGGTTTCCGGGATCCGGCCGGGTCCGGGACGGACACGGCAGACGCGGCGCTGACCGCCGTCGCGCTGGCTGTCTGTTCCGGCTTGGTGTGGGCCCTGATCTGCTGGGGGGCAACAGGTCTGGTCCTCACCCTGGCCGGTCGGATCCCGGGCACCGTCGGGCGCACCGCCCGCCGCGCGGCGGCAGCTGTACTGCCCGGAGCAAGCCGTCGGCTCATCGCCGTCGCCCTCGGTGTCGGCACCATCGGCGGCCTGGTCGCAGGTACCGCAAGCACAACAAGAAGCACAGACACCACGAGCACCGCAGGCGAGGTGACGTGGACGGCTCGAGGGGTGCCGTCCACGTCACCGGCAGGACAGCCACCGGAGGAGCACCGGACCGGCGGCCCGGGACGACACCTCGCCGCCAGCACGATCCAGAACCACAGCACCGCAGGTGATGTCGACCTCGACTGGCCGATGGAACCACCACAGCAACCGGCACCTCCAGTCGTACAACCTCCGGAGCCCGCCGAGGTGGTGGTGCTCCGCGGCGACACGCTCTGGGGCATCGCCGCCGCGCACCTGCCGACGGGTGCGACCGACGCGGAGATCGACACCGCCTGGCGCGCCTGGTACGTCGCGAACCGTCAGGTCATCGGCGACGAACCGGACCTGCTGCTGCCGGGCCAGCGACTGACAGCACCAGCACCAGGGGACACAGCACCACCAGGGGGACAACCATGA
- a CDS encoding Rv3235 family protein has translation MTTAFDLLDDYRPTAPYLAPVPVSLPPYDDELPLVRESRAPAVPRIVDDARVPTWSEDPDVGVRRNSADDLPAAAGAASVLARGLVETLCGVRPVAQLRQHCAPGVFAGLQRSRRTGTRMQVSSVRVSAPADGIAEASAVVRAGRRARALAFRMEGIDGRWRVTALQIGW, from the coding sequence ATGACCACAGCGTTCGACCTGCTCGACGACTACCGACCCACGGCACCGTATCTCGCGCCGGTGCCGGTCTCGCTGCCGCCGTACGACGACGAGCTCCCGCTGGTCCGGGAGAGCCGGGCGCCGGCGGTGCCACGGATCGTCGACGACGCCCGGGTGCCGACGTGGTCCGAGGACCCGGACGTCGGGGTAAGGCGGAACTCCGCGGACGATCTCCCGGCCGCGGCGGGTGCGGCCTCCGTGCTGGCCCGCGGCCTGGTCGAGACCCTCTGCGGGGTCCGGCCTGTCGCCCAGCTCCGGCAGCACTGCGCGCCCGGTGTGTTCGCCGGCCTGCAGCGCTCCCGCCGGACCGGGACCCGGATGCAGGTGTCCAGCGTCCGGGTGTCGGCGCCCGCCGACGGCATCGCCGAGGCGAGCGCCGTGGTCCGGGCCGGGCGGCGGGCCCGCGCTCTGGCCTTCCGGATGGAGGGCATCGACGGACGCTGGCGGGTCACCGCCCTGCAGATCGGCTGGTGA
- a CDS encoding SGNH/GDSL hydrolase family protein — MGLQRTRFVAIGDSFTEGLGDARADGSLRGWADLVAPEVAGEYANLAIRGKLLGAIIDEQLEPALELEPDLVTFAGGGNDVLRPRADLVTLRRLYDLTVARLVDSGASVVLFTGADPSANLPLGAVVRSHGDRYCDMIREVAARRGALLVDLWAVDELRDLRFWAADHLHLNAAGHARVAGRELDVLDLPVPAGWTAPVPPVPPSAKPVRDQVHYYREFVGPWVQRRLTGRSSGDHRSPKIPAPVTPSLLG; from the coding sequence ATGGGTCTGCAGCGCACGCGGTTCGTCGCGATCGGCGACAGCTTCACCGAGGGCCTGGGCGATGCGCGGGCCGACGGCTCGCTGCGGGGGTGGGCCGACCTGGTCGCCCCGGAGGTCGCCGGCGAGTACGCCAACCTGGCGATCCGCGGCAAGCTGCTCGGCGCGATCATCGACGAGCAACTGGAACCGGCGCTGGAGCTGGAGCCCGACCTCGTCACCTTCGCCGGTGGCGGCAACGACGTGCTGCGCCCGCGCGCCGACCTGGTGACCCTGCGACGGCTGTACGACCTGACGGTGGCCCGGCTGGTCGACTCGGGCGCCTCGGTGGTGCTGTTCACCGGCGCCGACCCGTCGGCCAACCTGCCGCTCGGCGCGGTGGTGAGGTCCCACGGTGACCGGTACTGCGACATGATCCGCGAGGTCGCCGCCCGGCGGGGTGCGCTGCTGGTGGACCTGTGGGCCGTCGACGAGCTGCGCGACCTGCGGTTCTGGGCCGCCGACCACCTGCACCTCAATGCCGCCGGGCACGCCCGGGTCGCCGGCAGGGAGCTGGACGTGCTGGACCTGCCGGTCCCGGCCGGCTGGACCGCGCCGGTACCGCCGGTGCCGCCGTCGGCGAAGCCGGTGCGCGACCAGGTGCACTACTACCGCGAGTTCGTCGGCCCCTGGGTACAGCGCCGGTTGACCGGCCGCTCCTCCGGCGACCACCGCAGTCCCAAGATCCCGGCGCCGGTCACCCCCTCGCTGCTGGGCTGA